Sequence from the Fragaria vesca subsp. vesca linkage group LG4, FraVesHawaii_1.0, whole genome shotgun sequence genome:
TGTTTTCTGACCGTTAATAAGTAACGAAGTTATCTAAGTTTCAGAAGAAATAATTTACTCATTACGTCTTGACTGTAATTTCATGTGCTCAAGGTTAAAAAGATCTCAAAAGGAATGACTAACATCTCTTATTTCGATTTGTTGGCCTTTGGCTTACCATTCCAAACCCCTCTTGCCCAAATTCACACGCATAATTGAATATGGCTCTGGGTAGTTGACTGAACCCATGCCAGTGGAAAATGAGGGTTTGATTTTCAAACTGGGGCCCTGACATTCCTTTCGAATGGCCTGCCATTTAAACCAGATCAACACATATAATTGGAGTTTAATATAAATCATGCGTTTTCAAGTAAATTAACAAGTCCACAAAAAAACTGTTCCCTCTGTTGACACCCTTGAATGAAGATTCAGAGGGTTAGATTTCATAATTTAATGCCCCCCAGCTGTAGGGACAACAATCTCAAGCAACCCAGAAGACTTATTCAGACAAAACACAAACTGAGAAACAAGAAGAAGAAGAAGAAGAAAAAAAAGACAGGAGCTTTGGATTCGTGGGTGAACAGGAGGAGAAGTTTTCAGCTGACCCTTTTGTTTTGTTTTTCTTTTGGATGATGAAATTGGAGAGAGATGCATGGGGAAGTTGGTGCTTTGTGGGCTCTGTCATTGCTTCCTTTTACCAACCAAAAGGTACTTCCTTTCTCTCTTTGATCTCTCTATATCTGTTTTCTCTTCTGTTATACTGTAATGGGTTTTGTTTTTGTTTTTCCTTTTCCTCTTTCTTTGACTTTGACTTTATGTAGCACAATCATTGTGTTTCCTTTGATTGTGGTGTTGAATTGAACTGGCTTTGGGAAATTTATGAGTTTTATATGTGTTGCTTGCTTTTCTTCATCTTTAATGAGCTGGTTGTGGGGTGTTAGTGTTTGCAATTGGTGGAAGCTGTTGAGTCTGTGAATTGGGCTTGAACTTTACTGTAAAAGAAAATTGTGCTGTTGAAATTTGAGTACTGGGAATCAGGATTTTAGAGTCTTCCTTTACTGTCAGAACTCAGAAGTGTTCTAAAATTTGTCTACAATTCTTTCTTGGAACTTGGTCTTTTGGAGCTTAAAGTTTCTGTCTCTCCCATTTGGATGTGAAATGGCAAAGTGAAATTCCTTTTCTTGGTAGATAAGCGTACTAAATCTTCAGGTCCAAGAAGCAAGTTGTTGGGTACATACATGTCTTCTCATAATCTTAGAACTTTAGGCTAGGGTGCTCTGATATGTACTTTTTCTTTGGAAAATTCTGATTTATGTTTTTTCTTTTTATTGTTGTATTGATGCTTTTTTTGGAGAGAAGTTCAACTGGAATGATCCGGTATGAAAGCTAAGAAGTGGATGAATAAAAGAAGATTCAGCATCAGAGGACGGTTGCAAAAGATGCTGAAGTGTATGCGTTCGGGTGAGCAATTCAGGGTAGAAGATGTAGCTCATTCATCGGACTCCCTGGCTACTAGAGACTATTCAGCTAGCGGGTACTCATCTCGAACAGGCGAGGTAGAAGCAAAGGTGGATAATAGCAATATTGAAGAAGCAGAGTCCTCTCTGCGTGAAAGTGGTTATCTGAACTACGAGGTTGGTTGCATCTATTCTTCGTCTTTCTTCTTGGCTTTTTGTGATTTATTTCCTTGTATTGTAAGTTTAGCAACTTGAAATTCATATATGGAATCAACTCTCCGATGGCTATAAATGAAAATTGTTTGTGGTTAATTATGCCTCTATACTAGCTAGTCCTGTTAGAGTTGATAATTCTTCTCCTTCTATCATGCCTCAATCTCTGCCTCAATATCTGCCTAACTGATTTCATTCACAATTACTGTGTATATTACTATATTTGCTTTCAATACATATCGTAGGTGTAGAGTCGTAATTGTAGATTTATAGCAGCAAGATTATTGCTGTAGTGCATATATAATGTAAAGGTTGTATCGATAATGATTCAATGGAAATCTGTTTCGACAATTGGAGGAGCCTAAGGAAAAGGGAAGGGTGCCAGTATGAGATACTGGCATAGATCTACCATCACCCATAAAAACATTATGCGAACCATCGTAGGGTTGAGTGTTTTGAAGAGGCATGGCAGTCATGTGACGAGTAGCGTCGGTGTCGGGATACCAATTTGGATCAGTACTAGAAAAGTGAGCTCCAGCAAAAGGAGGAGCGGTAGCGGGTCTGGCGAACTTGTGAGAGTATTGAGACAACCATAGCACCATTGGTATGCTGGGATGGGAAGTCCTTGAGCCCAAGATGCATGACTAGTCCAAGGAGGACAAGTGAAGGAACTGTGTACAGCCATGAAGATGAGAGGAATTGTTTTTTTTTTTTTGGTAACAACTAAGAAGAAGGATGATGATGGTATAACAACGTAAGGCACAGCAGGAAAGAAAAGAGGAAGGAATCAAGAAGAGGAGAGGAAGAAGAGCACAGGTAAGGATCGATAGGTTGATACCATGTAGAAACAGATTTCCATTGAATCAGTATCGATACAACCTTTACATTATATATGCACTACACAATAATCTTGCTGCTATAAATCTACAATTACGACTCTACACCTTTGATATATATTGAATGCAAATATACACAGTAATTGTGAATGAAATCAGTTAGGCGGATATTGAGGCAGAGATTGAGGCATGATAGGAGAAGAAGAATTATCAACTCTAACAAGTCCAAAAATAAAAAATTACACTTGTAAACTTATATTGTTCTTGGATGATCTTGCAACTTATGCCTCACAGTAAATTTATGGCTATTAGTTGTTACTATCCAAATGAGCTCACTTGTAGGTTTTACCTTATGAGTTAAAGATGGTTTCCAACAGCATTAAGTAATTCAAGCAAGATAATGCTAATTTCGGCAGCTTTCTGTGTAGTAATGTTTGACATCTGGGTGGATTGGAAAGTTTATTTCAAACACAAATTGTACAATAGATTTGTTAAGTTATTTGATTATGAAACCAGGTTTAATCATGATGAAAATTTAAAGAAAGGTGACGGCCATTGTGAAGGTATGGTCTATGTTGCAGTCCTTGACTTTACTGGTTAATAGATTTGGCAGTGGGTGAATTGTACAGAATATGGGTTATGTAGGCACCTTGAGCTCATGTTGTGCTTTTCTTCGTGTTAAGAGTTTAACATATTATATTGTTACATTTGTAAGTCTCCTCGTCAAAATGTCCTGTCGAGGACAAAGAAGTTTTTGGATTTCAATCCTGTTTTTTCCTTCCCCAAAACCATGGTAGGAATTTTCCAGCAATGACATATGAACTATCACCTCTTTCAAGATGCAACCAGTTGGTTTTGGATTATGTTTATCATGGGGGCAATCAACAGTGATGCTGAATTTGAACCTGGATTAATTTTTTGTACAACAGTATAGAATTTGGCCATTTCCGCTATAAAAGGAATTCAAGTAAAAAGTTTACTTCATACCAAAATGATTTTGGATGGTCGCATTTATAAATTGTGCTTTTCTTGAATCTTCAATCGTATTGATAATTTCTAAAAGCTAAGAGGCCTGCATATTTCACAGGAAGCAAGAGCTCTATTAGGAAGGCTCGAGTATCAAAAAGGTAACACACAAGCTGCTCTTCAAGTATTTGAAGGAATAGACATTGGTGCTGTGATTCCCAAGATAAAAGTCTCCATTTCTAGAAGATGTGAGTCCAACAGACGTCGTTCTCAAAGTGATGCTGTTCCACCCATGTCTATGCATGCTGTTAGTTTGCTCCTTGAAGCTGTTTTGCTTAAAGCGAAATCATTACAGGGTCTTGGAAGGTTTGGAGGTACTTTTCCTATCTCCTGTTCACTATCCTCTTGTCTGGGATGTCTTCATGTCATGACTCATGAGCTTTAGATAATCCAGGAACATAAGATTTTCATGCTAATATAATTTACACTGTCTGAAGACGGTGCTAAGTTTACTGTCTCTTTGTTTATTTCTTTTACTTTGTTATATAGTCCCCTACACAATTTGTCTGCATCTGCTGAGTTTTCCAAAACAATTAATGAAATTTTTTGACTATTGAAATGGTGCACCTATAAGATTCTTGAGATACTGCACTTTCATAATAACAGCAGCAGTTCTAATTTCCCTTCCCCATCCGCATTTTCGCAGAAGCTGCTCAATCATGCAAAATTATTCTGGACACTGTTGAAACTGCATTACCAGAAGGCTTGCCTTTAAATTTTGCTTCTGATTGTAAATTACAAGAGACTGTTGGTAAAGCTGTTGAGTTACTTCCAGAGTTGTGGATACTTGCTGGGGATCCCCAAGAAGCTATCTTGTCGTACCGGCAAGCTCTCCTCTACCAATGGAGTCTTGATATTGAATCTACTTCAAAGATAGAAAAAGAGTTTGCAGTTTTTCTACTGTACAGTGGTTGTGATGCAAGCCCTCCGAATCTCCGTTCACAGATGGAAAGCTCCTTTGTGCCAAGAAACAATATAGAAGAGGCTGTTCTGCTGCTGCTGATTCTATTAAGGAAATTCGTTGTTGGAAGGATTGGATGGGATCCATCTATCGTTGAGCATCTTTCCTTTGCCTTGTCTATTTCAGGGAAATTAAGTGCTCTGGCCCATCATATTGAAGAATTGATTCCCGGTATTATGGGAAGAAAAGAAAGATACTTCACTCTGGCTCTGTGTTACTATGGGGAAGGTGAGAACTCGGTTGCTTTGAATCTTTTAAGGAATATTTTAAATGATCGCGAGAGCACAGACTGCATTCTGGAATTATTACTTGCCTCCAAGATTTGCAGCGAAAATTTGGTTTGCATTGAGGATGGAATAAAATTTGCGTGTAAAGCACTTTCAGGGTTGGATGGAAAATGCTACCCACTGCTAAGTATTGCAAATTGCTTGCTGGGTGTTTCCCTGTCGGTTAAATCCAGATCAGTTTCTTCTGATTCTGAAAGGATTTTGAAGCAGTCTGAAGCATTACAAGCTCTAGAAACTGCTGAGACAATCATGAGAGAAAGGAATCCATATATTGTTTTTCATCTTTGTCTAGAACATGCTGAGCAAAGGAAGTTGGATGTTGCACTTTCTTATGCAAAGGAGCTATTAAAACTTGAGGCCGGGTCTAGTATAAAAGCATATACTCTTTTGGCACGAATATTGTCAGCTCAAAAAAGATTCATTGATGCTGAGACTGTAATCAATGCTGCTCTCGATCAGACGGGGAAGTGGGATCAAGGAGAACTGTTGCGAACTAAAGCAAAACTTCAGATTGCGCAGGGCCAGCTGAAAAATGCCATAGATACATATACTCACCTTCTTGCTGTTCTTCAAGTTCGGAGTAAAAACTTTGGTGTTGAGAAGAGGCTTCTTAAGGTACTGATGATTACGTGATACAAATCTGGTCTGGTCTTTATTCTTTAAAGACATGCATGTTTATGATACTCTTTTAATAGTATATATCATATTCAATAATCTATCACCAAATATGGGTTTGACAATAGTTTTCTAAATATTTATAAATGGGCTGGAATTGCACATATGATATTTGTGGTTCATAAGGAATATTTTACAGCAAATAAACAAACTTTAAAAAGAAAACCTTTTTCTGTGGTCAAGGAAAAGGCAAAGCTTTGCTGTGAACCTCAAAATAGAAGACTTGTTCTGAAGTAGCAGATTGGATAACATGGTACATTCATTTGCTTTTTTACAGAGTAGGAGAAACCATAACAGAAGCTTGGAAATGGAGACATGGCATGATTTAGCTAATTTATACACAAATTTGTCACAATGGCGGGATGCTGAGGTCTGTCTTTCAAAATCCCAGGCTATCAATCCTCATTCTGCTTCCAGATGGCACTGTACAGGTATATTACTGTTAAACTGCATCATACATTGATAATAATACTAGTACGCATTTGTTGGTATATTTAATTTATAGTAGACAATGGCTGCGCTACATAGGGGTAATTGGTCTCTGGAAAAAGTGGCAATCCTGAATAACAAGTGCTGAATATGGCTTTAAGTCTAAAGTGAGAATGTGGTGCATAACTTTTACAAGCTTCGTAATCAAACTTGTAGAAATGAATTGATAACTGATTTTCTAACAACAAATTAAAACAGTTGCTTGGAACAATCGACTTGTAGTTTAATCTAGATCTTACAAAATTGTGGCATGAAAGTTTCATTTTCTTGAAATCAGTTTGAATGTACACACTACCATTATTTGATCCTCTACATATTGTAAGGGGGTAACATGGTATATGGAAAATAGTTAAATTGATGACCACTGCTTGTTTACGAGGATTAAAGCACGCCTAAGCCTGGTTATTTTGTTAGGTTTACTCTATGAAGCCAAGGGTCTTCACCAAGAAGCTTTGAAATCATTCAGGAAAGCTTTAGATGTTGAACCCACCCATGTCCCAAGCTTGATATCCACTGCATGTATTCTCAGAAAATTTGGTGGACAATCATTCCCGGTTGTCAGAAGCTTTCTCATGGATGCGCTACGACTTGACAGATCAAACCCTTCCGCCTGGTACAATCTTGGGCTGCTCTACAAAGCTGATCCACGGTCATCGCCATTAGAAACTGCCGAGTGCTTCGAGGCAGCAGCTTATCTAGAAGAACATGCACCTATTGAATCCTTCAGATGAACATCTCTACTTGCACACCTTCTCAACGATGTATGATAGTCGACTAAGAACTCTATTATAGTTTTTGGAACTGATATTTTTTGATGATACGGACAGTCGAACATAGAATACGAAAAATGTTATAGTTATAGTGTTCAATTGGCTTCACTCCAAATTATATTGAGCTCTATTACATTGGGCTACCTCACGAGCTTATGATATCGCCTTAGTTTTGTATTTGTAAGTTTTGTTATTTTAATCTCTGGAGAGTATGATCTTGATTCACCTAAGCACTGTTCTTGGAGACCATAACACTATTTTGAAGTTAACAGAAAAGCTCTATGACTGAATGTCTGAATTGCAAAGGTTTAGGAATAATATGAAAGTGAAAAGACTACAGTCTTCAATTATTCAGGGTCAACATTACAGTTTAATAGACTTCAGTATCCATGTCAAGATTGAAGCCACAATATTTGATAATATATTTCATAACGCAGTTTGCTGACACAATCCAGCAACCCCGCGGAATACTATAATTGACTACCATGAAGTCTGTGTAAAAGAGGTTATAAACTTGGAATCTAAAAGAAAAAGGCAGGAATCTGTGACCAAACAAAAATTTTGATAGGGTCTATCCCACGGTTAAAGTTAATAGTATGTATGAGAAAACCAAATGAGGAATAAGCTTTAAAGGAATCCTGGGCAGCTTACATGTATAGTAGAATTCCAAACACATAAGGAGCACCCATAACATTGTTTTTAGATAACATTAATTGTGTACATTTGGTTGTTCAACATCAATTTTGAGAATGAAGTCACAATATCAGCTGATGATAGTGAGGAGATTTAGAGGTTACAAGGTCAATTGTCTTCTGAATTTGAGATGAAAGATTTGGGTAGTTTGAAGTACTTCTTAGGAATTAAAGTTGCTCGTGGGAAAGATTGTATTGTGCTGAGTCAGAGAAAATATGTCCTACACTCCTACATTTGTTGGCAAAAGAGGCATGCTTGACTGTAAGCCTACTGATACTCCTATTGAACAAAATCATCAATTAGCAGAGTATTTAGATCAAGTGCCTACAAATAAAGCGAGATATCAGAGGTTAGTTGGCCGGTTAATTTATTTGTCGCACACCAGACCAGATTTGGCCTATGCAATTAGTGTTGTGAGTCAGTTTATGCATAACCTTAGTGAGACTCATATGGATGTTGTGTTTCGTATCTTACGGTATTTAAAGTCTGCTTCTGGGAAGGGATTAATCTTTTCGAAACACAGCCACTTGGATGTTTCTGGGTACATAGATGCCGATTGGGCTGATAATATTACAGATCGTAGGTTTACTTTGGGCTACTGCACTTTCGTAG
This genomic interval carries:
- the LOC101306906 gene encoding tetratricopeptide repeat protein 7B-like, producing MKAKKWMNKRRFSIRGRLQKMLKCMRSGEQFRVEDVAHSSDSLATRDYSASGYSSRTGEVEAKVDNSNIEEAESSLRESGYLNYEEARALLGRLEYQKGNTQAALQVFEGIDIGAVIPKIKVSISRRCESNRRRSQSDAVPPMSMHAVSLLLEAVLLKAKSLQGLGRFGEAAQSCKIILDTVETALPEGLPLNFASDCKLQETVGKAVELLPELWILAGDPQEAILSYRQALLYQWSLDIESTSKIEKEFAVFLLYSGCDASPPNLRSQMESSFVPRNNIEEAVLLLLILLRKFVVGRIGWDPSIVEHLSFALSISGKLSALAHHIEELIPGIMGRKERYFTLALCYYGEGENSVALNLLRNILNDRESTDCILELLLASKICSENLVCIEDGIKFACKALSGLDGKCYPLLSIANCLLGVSLSVKSRSVSSDSERILKQSEALQALETAETIMRERNPYIVFHLCLEHAEQRKLDVALSYAKELLKLEAGSSIKAYTLLARILSAQKRFIDAETVINAALDQTGKWDQGELLRTKAKLQIAQGQLKNAIDTYTHLLAVLQVRSKNFGVEKRLLKSRRNHNRSLEMETWHDLANLYTNLSQWRDAEVCLSKSQAINPHSASRWHCTGLLYEAKGLHQEALKSFRKALDVEPTHVPSLISTACILRKFGGQSFPVVRSFLMDALRLDRSNPSAWYNLGLLYKADPRSSPLETAECFEAAAYLEEHAPIESFR